From a single Collibacillus ludicampi genomic region:
- a CDS encoding hemerythrin domain-containing protein — protein sequence MKVYHLNFTESFIRPVLDNGVSKVVQFSFSKGKVLEKHKTSSDILVFVLQGKIRFKANEEVILQSGDMVSLEKHVEHSIEAIEESLVVLVLTPSPVSNQEIGSEPRKSVENSSNAKAAVSPQLWSFVEEHAELLEVLDRTAGGYHAETYDLADKMVHEELNKHFRYEEEILFPLLGKYIGTNAGPIAVMLSEHKIIRDNHETFRKRLQDLKNHKGSESDVVQAFKPLESVLRAHIMKEDNVLFPMASSVMSEEDKNEVARKVNEEKQL from the coding sequence ATGAAAGTCTATCATTTAAACTTTACGGAATCGTTTATCCGACCCGTGTTGGATAACGGGGTGTCAAAAGTGGTTCAATTCTCCTTTTCGAAAGGGAAGGTTCTGGAGAAACATAAGACATCCAGTGATATTTTGGTATTCGTGCTGCAGGGTAAAATCCGATTCAAGGCAAACGAAGAAGTGATCCTACAATCTGGCGATATGGTAAGCCTCGAAAAACATGTAGAGCACTCGATCGAAGCGATCGAGGAAAGTCTGGTGGTGCTGGTACTCACCCCGAGTCCAGTATCCAATCAGGAAATAGGAAGCGAACCAAGAAAAAGTGTTGAGAACAGTTCGAACGCGAAAGCGGCTGTCTCCCCGCAATTATGGTCGTTTGTCGAAGAACATGCGGAACTGCTGGAAGTGTTAGACCGGACGGCAGGCGGTTATCATGCTGAAACCTACGACCTAGCAGACAAAATGGTTCATGAAGAGCTTAACAAACATTTTCGTTACGAAGAGGAAATCTTATTTCCGCTTTTGGGGAAATATATCGGGACAAATGCAGGCCCGATCGCGGTCATGCTTTCCGAACACAAGATCATCCGGGACAACCACGAGACCTTTCGGAAGCGTCTTCAAGATTTGAAAAATCATAAGGGCAGTGAGTCCGACGTAGTACAGGCGTTCAAGCCGTTGGAAAGTGTATTACGGGCACATATCATGAAAGAAGACAACGTATTATTCCCTATGGCGAGCAGTGTCATGTCGGAAGAGGATAAAAATGAGGTCGCTCGCAAAGTGAATGAGGAAAAACAATTGTAA
- a CDS encoding nucleobase:cation symporter-2 family protein gives MENKLGFWRLGTLGFQHVLAMYAGAVVVPLLVGPSIGMTQDQVAYLISIDLLTCGVASLFQVIGGKYFGVKLPILMGCAFQAVGPMIAIGKMQGITSVYGAIIAAGLIVMILAQFMNKILKFFPPVVTGSVVTIIGASLIGAAMGNIVGQPNTPSFASVTNLFLASVTLFSIVIMNRFFRGYLKSISVLLSLVIGTGVASIMGLVDFSVVGKASWFHMVEPLRFGMPTFHASAIISMVLVGIVSMIESTGVFFALADVCEKKLDGDDIKRGLRAEGIAQVIGGIFQAFPYTTYSQNVGLVALTGVKTRKVVIAACLIIMALGLLPKVAALTTIIPNPVLGGAMLPMFGMVMASGVRQLSRVNFQRVENMLIVATSVGLGLGVSISPDVFSHLPESIRLIMESGIVTGSIAAILLNLLLNGTNNQNVNETIEVYKSEHAIEHTVKVS, from the coding sequence ATGGAGAATAAGTTGGGGTTCTGGAGATTGGGAACGCTCGGCTTCCAGCATGTATTGGCCATGTATGCGGGAGCGGTCGTCGTTCCATTGCTTGTCGGTCCGTCCATCGGCATGACACAGGATCAAGTGGCTTATCTGATTTCCATCGATTTATTAACTTGTGGGGTCGCATCCCTCTTTCAGGTTATTGGCGGCAAGTATTTCGGCGTGAAATTGCCGATCCTCATGGGATGTGCGTTTCAGGCTGTCGGGCCGATGATTGCGATCGGCAAAATGCAAGGAATTACATCCGTCTACGGGGCGATCATCGCTGCGGGACTCATTGTCATGATCCTCGCACAGTTCATGAATAAAATTCTCAAGTTTTTCCCTCCCGTCGTGACGGGTTCTGTTGTAACCATTATTGGAGCATCTCTCATCGGCGCCGCGATGGGGAACATTGTCGGACAACCGAATACCCCCTCTTTCGCGAGCGTAACGAACCTGTTTTTGGCTTCTGTGACTTTATTTTCGATCGTAATCATGAATCGATTCTTCAGAGGATATCTCAAATCAATTTCCGTTTTGCTGTCGCTGGTCATCGGAACTGGAGTTGCTTCCATCATGGGACTGGTGGACTTCTCTGTTGTGGGTAAAGCTTCTTGGTTTCATATGGTTGAACCTCTTCGCTTCGGTATGCCGACATTCCATGCATCGGCCATCATCAGCATGGTATTGGTTGGGATCGTAAGCATGATTGAATCCACCGGAGTTTTCTTTGCGCTTGCTGACGTTTGCGAAAAGAAACTGGACGGAGATGATATCAAACGCGGCTTGAGAGCCGAAGGTATCGCACAAGTGATCGGCGGGATTTTCCAGGCGTTCCCGTACACCACGTATTCACAGAATGTTGGATTGGTGGCGCTTACCGGGGTTAAGACGAGAAAAGTGGTCATTGCCGCTTGCCTGATCATCATGGCGCTTGGTCTTCTACCGAAAGTCGCAGCCTTGACGACCATCATTCCGAATCCGGTACTTGGCGGAGCGATGCTGCCGATGTTTGGCATGGTCATGGCTTCCGGAGTTCGTCAATTGTCTCGGGTCAATTTCCAACGCGTTGAGAACATGTTAATCGTCGCTACATCTGTGGGTCTCGGTTTGGGTGTCTCGATTTCACCGGATGTATTCTCACATCTCCCGGAGAGTATCCGATTGATCATGGAAAGCGGAATTGTCACGGGAAGTATCGCGGCGATCCTTCTGAATCTGCTATTAAATGGAACGAACAATCAAAATGTAAACGAGACCATTGAAGTATACAAATCGGAACACGCGATCGAACATACCGTTAAAGTTTCATAA
- the hcp gene encoding hydroxylamine reductase, translating to MFCYQCEQTAIGGCKVVGVCGKNEDLASIQDTIIFALKGIAAYATHARELGYTDPEVDAITHEALYFTLTNVNFNLQEHIDMAMKVGSAAIKVMDLLDRAHTERFGIPQPITVTQNKIEGKCIVVTGHNLFALEELLKQTEGKGINIYTHSEMLPAHGYPELKKYPHLKGNIGKAWHDQRRLFEEFPGAILATTNCVMPIKGTYSDRFFSYEVAGLEGVTKIENNDFTPLIEKALQLPSANIDSDQTLVTGYHHQTVIGLAPEIISAVKEGKIRRFFVIAGCDAPGRGGNYYRELATLLPNDTVILTTSCGKFRFNDIDFGTVGDTGIPRYIDLGQCNNSISTVKIARALADAFQCEINELPVSIVLSWFEQKAIAILLGLFSIGIKDIRIGPKAPEFLTPGVLNFLQETFNLKLIGDAQEDLAEMLAM from the coding sequence GTGTTTTGTTATCAATGTGAGCAAACAGCGATTGGCGGTTGCAAAGTTGTCGGCGTATGTGGGAAAAATGAAGATCTGGCAAGCATACAAGATACGATTATATTTGCTCTTAAAGGAATCGCTGCATATGCAACGCATGCAAGGGAATTGGGATACACGGATCCCGAAGTTGATGCGATTACACATGAGGCTTTATACTTCACATTAACAAATGTAAACTTTAATTTACAAGAGCATATTGATATGGCCATGAAAGTGGGTTCAGCCGCAATCAAAGTGATGGATTTGCTGGATCGTGCACATACAGAACGGTTTGGTATCCCTCAGCCTATTACTGTCACGCAAAATAAAATCGAAGGGAAATGTATCGTCGTAACCGGTCATAATTTATTTGCCTTAGAAGAATTGCTGAAACAAACGGAAGGCAAAGGCATCAATATTTATACTCACTCGGAGATGCTGCCTGCCCACGGGTATCCGGAATTGAAAAAATATCCTCATTTAAAGGGCAACATCGGGAAGGCATGGCATGATCAACGAAGATTGTTTGAAGAATTCCCCGGTGCCATATTGGCAACCACCAATTGCGTGATGCCGATAAAAGGAACCTACTCCGACCGATTCTTCTCCTATGAAGTAGCAGGTTTGGAAGGCGTGACGAAAATCGAAAATAATGATTTCACTCCACTCATCGAAAAAGCTTTGCAATTGCCATCGGCAAATATCGACTCGGATCAGACGCTGGTCACCGGCTATCACCACCAAACGGTGATCGGTTTGGCACCGGAAATTATCTCGGCCGTAAAAGAAGGCAAGATTCGAAGATTCTTTGTGATCGCCGGTTGTGACGCTCCCGGACGGGGTGGTAATTATTATCGGGAATTAGCTACGTTGCTTCCTAATGATACGGTCATTTTAACCACTTCCTGCGGGAAATTTCGTTTTAACGACATTGATTTTGGAACCGTAGGAGATACGGGTATCCCGAGATATATCGATTTGGGGCAATGCAATAACTCCATTTCCACTGTAAAGATTGCCCGTGCGTTGGCTGACGCTTTCCAATGTGAAATCAACGAGTTGCCCGTCAGCATTGTATTGTCTTGGTTTGAACAGAAAGCCATTGCCATATTACTTGGATTATTCAGCATAGGAATCAAAGATATACGAATTGGTCCGAAAGCTCCGGAATTTTTAACACCAGGTGTGTTAAACTTCTTGCAAGAAACATTTAATCTTAAGCTCATCGGAGACGCTCAAGAAGATTTGGCTGAGATGCTTGCCATGTAA
- the splB gene encoding spore photoproduct lyase translates to MGRESKEEVYSRRKEGDSVKIFKPDLAFFEPAALDYPIGVSIYRKLKKMGVEIRRTTSHNRVTGIPGNTEWEKYKISKRTLVVGVRKTLEFDSSKPSAEYALPISTGCMGHCHYCYLQTTMGSKPYVRVYVNMDEILEAAKKYIDERAPEITRFEAACTSDPVSLEPLTGNLKRVIEFMGKEEFGRLRFVTKYDTVDSLLDADHRGHTRFRFSVNAAYVIKNFEPATSSFEERVIAAGKVSRAGYPLGFIVAPIIRFEGWKQGYRELMERLAKELDGASHENLTFELIQHRFTKTAKHVILKRYPKTKLEMNEEERKYKWGRYGRGKYVYRDDEQEEIRELFHDLVERYFPQATIEYFT, encoded by the coding sequence ATGGGGAGGGAATCTAAGGAGGAAGTATACAGTAGAAGGAAAGAAGGGGACTCAGTGAAAATCTTTAAACCTGATCTGGCATTCTTTGAACCGGCTGCACTCGATTATCCGATAGGGGTTTCCATTTATCGAAAACTGAAGAAAATGGGAGTGGAAATTCGCCGCACGACCAGTCATAATCGGGTCACCGGGATCCCTGGGAATACCGAATGGGAGAAATATAAAATCTCGAAGCGAACACTTGTTGTCGGTGTTCGCAAAACGCTTGAATTTGACAGTTCGAAACCGTCCGCCGAGTATGCCCTTCCGATCTCAACAGGATGTATGGGACACTGCCACTATTGCTATTTGCAAACCACGATGGGGAGTAAGCCCTATGTTCGCGTCTACGTGAATATGGATGAGATACTGGAAGCGGCAAAGAAATATATTGATGAAAGGGCTCCGGAGATCACCCGGTTTGAAGCTGCATGTACATCGGATCCCGTCAGTCTCGAACCGCTCACAGGAAATTTAAAGAGAGTCATTGAATTCATGGGTAAAGAAGAATTCGGCAGGTTGCGATTCGTCACGAAATACGATACGGTCGATTCACTCTTGGATGCGGATCATCGGGGTCATACGCGTTTCCGTTTCAGCGTGAATGCCGCTTATGTGATTAAAAACTTCGAACCGGCTACTTCTTCTTTTGAAGAACGAGTCATTGCGGCTGGTAAAGTCTCACGCGCCGGATATCCCCTCGGCTTTATTGTCGCGCCGATCATCCGTTTCGAGGGATGGAAACAAGGGTACCGGGAATTGATGGAGAGGCTGGCCAAAGAACTTGACGGCGCTTCCCATGAAAACCTGACATTTGAATTGATTCAACACAGGTTTACGAAAACGGCGAAACATGTCATTCTAAAGAGGTACCCGAAAACGAAATTGGAGATGAACGAAGAAGAGCGTAAGTACAAGTGGGGCCGTTACGGGCGCGGCAAATACGTCTATCGCGATGATGAACAAGAAGAGATCCGGGAATTGTTTCACGACCTGGTTGAACGATATTTTCCTCAAGCAACCATTGAATATTTTACCTAA
- a CDS encoding MBL fold metallo-hydrolase → MRKRYENLDGVTTDKTFRDFLKWRRDRRHKLKQDTYEIEQEPHPLVSYLQKNREDTTITWVGHSTFLIQMNGLSILTDPEWAKRMGLEKRLTPPGLPLDELPNIDVVLISHSHYDHLHYGTLKRLNGDFQLLVPIGLKRKMEAKGFSRVAELDWWEHYRMGDILFHFVPAQHWSKRTLNDTNTSLWGGFVIEGEQTVYFAGDSGYFRGFREIGQRYEIDYALMPIGAYEPEWLLSVQHVNPEQAVRAYLDVGAKYFIPMHYGTFRLGDETPQEALARLRAEWNRLRLDPAGLYILKIGSTIVWSPSKSESTIYPYTK, encoded by the coding sequence ATGAGGAAACGGTACGAAAATTTGGATGGGGTCACAACCGATAAGACGTTCCGCGATTTTCTGAAATGGAGACGGGACAGGCGACATAAACTGAAACAGGACACTTACGAGATCGAACAAGAGCCCCATCCTCTCGTCTCTTATCTGCAGAAAAACCGGGAAGATACCACAATCACGTGGGTGGGCCATTCAACCTTTCTCATCCAGATGAACGGATTGTCCATCTTGACCGATCCAGAGTGGGCGAAACGCATGGGATTAGAAAAAAGGCTCACACCCCCCGGCTTACCGCTCGACGAACTGCCGAACATCGACGTGGTACTCATTTCCCATAGTCACTATGATCACCTTCATTATGGCACATTAAAACGATTGAACGGGGATTTTCAACTTCTTGTTCCCATCGGGTTGAAAAGGAAAATGGAGGCGAAAGGATTTTCCCGCGTTGCCGAACTGGATTGGTGGGAACATTACCGGATGGGAGACATTCTCTTTCACTTCGTTCCTGCACAACACTGGTCGAAACGCACCTTGAATGATACGAACACATCCCTTTGGGGAGGGTTCGTCATCGAAGGGGAGCAAACTGTCTATTTCGCCGGTGATAGCGGATATTTTCGAGGGTTTCGCGAGATTGGCCAGCGATATGAGATCGACTATGCGTTGATGCCGATCGGTGCTTACGAACCGGAATGGTTGCTGTCGGTACAGCATGTGAACCCGGAACAGGCGGTTCGCGCGTATCTCGATGTCGGAGCGAAATATTTTATCCCTATGCATTACGGAACGTTTCGTTTGGGGGATGAAACGCCACAGGAAGCACTGGCGCGCCTGCGTGCCGAGTGGAACCGACTCCGATTGGATCCGGCAGGACTTTATATACTGAAGATTGGCTCTACAATTGTTTGGTCGCCATCAAAATCAGAATCAACAATATATCCGTATACAAAATAG
- a CDS encoding DUF2269 family protein — MNGIHVLFTLHIVSAVIGIGPIFIYPFLIGSAKTVSQLRFVFRIITKINIFHSIGSTTLIGSGVWLMIELNTGFHMMWLNLSLLLTALLSVIVFLFVAPCTKKMREILKNAEGEEIPQAYYEVKKRWNACQSILYTDILLILILMATKQL; from the coding sequence ATGAACGGTATACATGTCTTGTTTACTCTCCATATTGTTTCTGCCGTAATTGGCATTGGACCCATTTTTATCTACCCGTTTCTCATTGGTTCTGCGAAGACAGTTTCTCAGCTTCGGTTTGTTTTCCGGATCATTACGAAAATCAATATTTTTCATTCCATAGGAAGCACGACTTTAATTGGAAGTGGAGTTTGGCTGATGATTGAATTGAATACAGGTTTTCATATGATGTGGTTAAATCTCTCTCTATTGCTTACAGCACTCCTGAGTGTGATTGTCTTCCTTTTTGTTGCCCCCTGTACAAAAAAAATGAGAGAAATTCTTAAAAACGCAGAAGGTGAAGAAATTCCCCAAGCGTATTATGAAGTGAAGAAACGATGGAATGCATGTCAGTCTATTTTGTATACGGATATATTGTTGATTCTGATTTTGATGGCGACCAAACAATTGTAG